A genomic segment from Bacillota bacterium encodes:
- a CDS encoding histidinol-phosphate aminotransferase family protein — translation MSRSIGARRGAAAPVARLDLNENPRDLPAGLKRSILRKAMSLPFNRYYSEPGGPSGKGIEDLQAVIAGINGVRPDMVTLGNGSDELVMLNVLAAAGPRGRVVTWTPTFGVYAMAARAVGSALVEVPLDSRFEPDAARMAAAADGPDCLVFICRPNSPTGNICDARSVEYVLDHTAATVVVDEAYHEFCGETVLPLMRKYPRLCVMRTLSKAFGLAGLRLGYMLASPECTARVRSLKMPFNINVFTQMAAIEVLKRRETVTRAARRIARERARLEERLSEIPGLTVFPSVTNFVLVRVPLDSGEAHRALREKGVYVRHLENMPGYLRIAAGSRAENNRLVQALNALLGRDAD, via the coding sequence ATGTCGAGAAGTATTGGCGCCAGACGCGGCGCAGCCGCGCCGGTCGCAAGGCTCGATCTCAACGAGAACCCCCGCGACCTCCCGGCCGGCCTGAAGCGTTCCATACTGCGGAAGGCGATGTCTCTCCCGTTTAACAGGTATTATTCGGAGCCGGGCGGGCCGTCGGGAAAGGGCATCGAGGATCTCCAGGCGGTCATCGCGGGGATAAACGGGGTGCGGCCCGACATGGTTACACTCGGAAACGGGTCGGACGAGCTCGTGATGCTCAACGTGTTGGCGGCAGCCGGCCCACGCGGCCGCGTGGTAACCTGGACGCCGACCTTCGGGGTTTACGCCATGGCGGCGCGGGCCGTGGGTAGCGCGCTCGTCGAGGTGCCGCTGGATTCGCGGTTCGAGCCGGATGCGGCGAGGATGGCGGCGGCGGCGGACGGACCGGATTGCCTGGTATTCATTTGCAGGCCCAACAGTCCGACTGGCAACATCTGCGATGCCAGGTCGGTCGAATACGTGCTCGACCATACGGCCGCTACGGTCGTGGTGGATGAGGCATACCATGAGTTCTGCGGCGAGACGGTATTGCCGCTGATGCGGAAATACCCGCGCCTTTGCGTAATGCGCACCCTGTCCAAGGCGTTCGGCCTCGCGGGCCTGAGACTCGGGTACATGCTGGCCTCGCCGGAGTGCACTGCCAGGGTGAGGTCCTTGAAGATGCCGTTCAACATAAACGTGTTCACTCAGATGGCGGCGATTGAGGTACTGAAGCGCCGCGAGACCGTTACCAGGGCGGCGCGCAGGATCGCGCGCGAGCGCGCCCGGCTCGAGGAGCGGTTGTCGGAAATCCCCGGGCTCACCGTGTTCCCAAGCGTGACCAATTTCGTACTGGTCCGCGTCCCGCTGGACTCGGGCGAGGCGCACAGGGCGCTTCGCGAGAAGGGCGTGTACGTGAGACACCTCGAGAACATGCCCGGGTATCTCAGGATAGCCGCGGGTTCCCGCGCCGAGAACAACAGACTGGTGCAGGCGCTCAACGCGCTGTTGGGGAGGGATGCCGATTGA
- the icd gene encoding NADP-dependent isocitrate dehydrogenase produces MNDRAELDAARYRKISIEGGRLNVPDHAIVPYIEGDGVGPEIWEATSMVLRTAVRCAYNGERSVRFVEVLAGLKAQIQCGNPLPAETLAAFREYVVGIKGPLETPVGGGIRSLNVAIRQALDLYACVRPVKYRPGVPSPLRYPERVDVVIFRENTEDVYAGIEYPAGSGMVDDLRELIGPAIAGDSAVGLKIMSREASKRLVRKAIQYALDNGRRSVTLVHKGNIMKHTEGAFRNWGYEVARDEFPGRVVEEGDSKEGHGRANEGTIVIKDRIADNMMQQLLLHPEEYDVIATPNLNGDYISDLVAAEVGGLGIAPGANVGTGCAVFEATHGTAPDLAGKGRANPCSLILSGVMMLEHLGWKEAASLLEKALEHVIGGGVLTDDLAGGRGVSTWEFAQALAGAVADAGAGW; encoded by the coding sequence ATGAACGACCGCGCTGAACTAGACGCCGCCCGCTACCGGAAGATATCCATCGAGGGGGGCCGCCTCAATGTGCCGGACCACGCGATCGTCCCGTACATTGAGGGAGACGGCGTGGGCCCTGAGATCTGGGAGGCTACCAGCATGGTTCTGCGCACCGCTGTCCGCTGCGCGTACAATGGGGAGCGCTCCGTGCGTTTCGTTGAGGTGCTGGCGGGCCTGAAAGCACAGATTCAATGCGGGAACCCATTGCCTGCCGAAACGCTGGCGGCCTTCAGAGAATACGTCGTAGGCATCAAGGGGCCGCTGGAGACGCCTGTGGGGGGCGGGATCAGGAGTCTAAACGTGGCCATCAGGCAGGCGCTGGACCTTTATGCCTGTGTACGCCCCGTAAAGTACCGTCCCGGGGTACCGAGCCCGCTGCGATACCCCGAACGCGTAGACGTAGTGATATTCCGCGAGAATACCGAGGACGTCTACGCCGGAATCGAATACCCTGCCGGAAGCGGCATGGTAGATGACCTGCGGGAGTTGATAGGCCCCGCCATCGCGGGGGATTCGGCTGTGGGCCTGAAGATCATGAGTCGTGAGGCATCGAAGCGCCTCGTAAGAAAGGCAATCCAGTACGCCCTCGACAACGGAAGGCGGAGCGTCACCCTGGTTCATAAAGGGAACATCATGAAGCACACGGAGGGAGCCTTCAGGAATTGGGGCTACGAGGTGGCAAGGGATGAATTCCCCGGCCGCGTGGTGGAGGAGGGCGACAGCAAGGAAGGACATGGCAGAGCGAACGAAGGGACGATCGTCATCAAAGACCGCATTGCCGACAACATGATGCAGCAGCTGCTCCTTCATCCGGAGGAATACGACGTCATCGCGACCCCCAACCTGAACGGCGACTACATCTCGGATCTGGTGGCCGCTGAGGTCGGGGGTCTTGGGATAGCTCCGGGAGCGAATGTGGGAACCGGGTGCGCGGTTTTCGAGGCCACTCACGGCACGGCCCCTGACCTCGCGGGCAAAGGCAGGGCTAATCCCTGCTCTCTCATCCTTTCCGGCGTAATGATGCTGGAGCACCTGGGCTGGAAGGAAGCGGCCTCGCTGCTTGAGAAGGCTTTGGAACACGTTATCGGCGGTGGGGTGCTGACCGACGACCTTGCCGGCGGCCGCGGTGTTTCAACGTGGGAATTCGCGCAGGCGCTCGCCGGGGCTGTAGCGGATGCCGGCGCGGGTTGGTGA
- a CDS encoding ATP phosphoribosyltransferase codes for MTVEQITIALAKGRLLEPAVDVLRKAGVWKGGPPATDGIVLDREGLRVIVIRDDDVPTYVALGAADMGIVGKDVLLEQGKDVVELGDLGIGRCRLVVAAPKTPRRPQGSLLRVATKYASLAESFLLRKGYPFQVIRVHGATELAPAMGLSDAIVDLVQTGKTLERNGLAEIEEILSSSARLIVNPASYTMKQEQIRTMASAITAAARNGGSGNEGT; via the coding sequence TTGACCGTGGAACAGATAACGATCGCTCTGGCGAAAGGCCGGCTTCTCGAACCCGCCGTCGACGTACTGCGGAAGGCGGGGGTCTGGAAAGGTGGACCCCCGGCGACGGACGGAATTGTGCTCGATCGTGAGGGGCTGCGCGTCATCGTCATAAGGGACGACGATGTTCCCACGTACGTCGCGCTGGGCGCCGCCGACATGGGCATCGTAGGGAAGGATGTGCTGTTGGAGCAGGGGAAAGACGTTGTCGAACTCGGGGACCTCGGTATAGGGCGGTGCCGGCTCGTCGTGGCGGCCCCAAAGACCCCTCGCAGGCCCCAGGGATCACTGCTGAGGGTGGCCACAAAATACGCCTCGCTCGCCGAGTCTTTCCTCTTGCGCAAGGGCTACCCGTTCCAGGTGATAAGGGTGCACGGGGCCACCGAGCTCGCTCCGGCTATGGGCCTGTCCGATGCGATAGTGGACCTTGTCCAGACGGGAAAGACCCTCGAGCGAAACGGGCTGGCGGAGATAGAGGAGATACTCAGCTCGTCGGCGAGACTCATCGTCAATCCCGCCAGCTACACAATGAAGCAGGAGCAGATACGCACAATGGCTTCGGCCATAACGGCTGCAGCCCGCAACGGAGGATCCGGCAATGAAGGTACTTGA
- a CDS encoding imidazoleglycerol-phosphate dehydratase: MTVTATASRKTLETEVVVNLNLDGMGKAVVSTGMALLDHLVSSMAFHAGFDLALSVSSPGFFSAHHAAEDAGIVLGEAFREAAQSSLAGVAPGIARFGDAAVPMDESLVLAAVDIGGRGCFRWDIPVEDRSTDGFECRLAGEFLKAFCSNAKVAVHLKYVWGSDPHHLLEASFKALAVAMREALAPAPNRTGAPSTKGVL; encoded by the coding sequence TTGACCGTGACCGCCACGGCGTCCAGGAAAACGCTCGAAACCGAGGTCGTGGTGAACCTCAACCTCGATGGGATGGGCAAGGCCGTGGTCTCAACCGGAATGGCCTTGCTCGACCACCTCGTGTCGTCGATGGCGTTCCATGCGGGGTTCGACCTCGCTCTCAGCGTGTCTTCCCCGGGGTTCTTCAGCGCGCACCACGCCGCGGAAGACGCCGGGATAGTCCTCGGTGAGGCGTTCCGCGAGGCCGCGCAGTCCTCGCTCGCGGGGGTGGCCCCGGGGATCGCACGGTTCGGCGATGCCGCCGTCCCGATGGACGAATCGCTGGTCCTTGCAGCCGTGGACATCGGAGGCAGGGGGTGTTTCCGGTGGGACATCCCGGTGGAGGACAGGTCGACCGATGGCTTCGAGTGCCGCCTCGCGGGGGAGTTCCTCAAGGCATTCTGCTCAAACGCGAAAGTCGCGGTACACTTGAAGTATGTGTGGGGCTCCGACCCTCACCACTTGCTGGAGGCGTCGTTCAAGGCGCTGGCGGTCGCGATGAGGGAGGCGCTCGCGCCCGCGCCCAACCGGACCGGGGCTCCCTCGACGAAGGGCGTGCTATGA
- the hisA gene encoding 1-(5-phosphoribosyl)-5-[(5-phosphoribosylamino)methylideneamino]imidazole-4-carboxamide isomerase, with amino-acid sequence MLIIPSIDIMEGKCVRLRRGQESEKTVFSSTPVAVARVWERLGARLVHVVDLDGAFKGKPVNIDVIRDMARNLKTPVQAGGGIRNMDDLNTVFQAGASQVVLGTAAISDPSFLQQACAAYPGKVLASIDLKAGRAAVMGWKETTSEPIPQIMKRFKESGVVRVVFTDTARDGMLGGIDPAVVRTVLGHGLKVIAGGGVTSYEDVAVLKQMEPEGIEGVIIGRALYSGGLKLERLIAMFQEPAGCG; translated from the coding sequence GTGCTGATCATTCCCTCGATCGATATCATGGAGGGGAAATGCGTTAGGCTGAGGCGGGGGCAGGAGTCAGAGAAGACCGTCTTCTCCAGCACGCCGGTGGCGGTCGCCAGGGTGTGGGAGCGGCTAGGGGCGCGGTTGGTTCACGTGGTAGACCTCGACGGGGCGTTCAAGGGGAAGCCCGTGAACATCGATGTGATCAGGGACATGGCGAGGAACCTCAAGACGCCGGTCCAGGCCGGCGGCGGCATCAGGAACATGGACGACCTCAACACTGTGTTTCAGGCGGGTGCTTCCCAGGTGGTACTCGGCACCGCCGCGATATCCGACCCCTCCTTCCTGCAACAGGCGTGCGCGGCGTACCCGGGGAAGGTGCTGGCCAGCATCGACTTGAAGGCGGGACGCGCGGCGGTCATGGGGTGGAAAGAGACAACCAGCGAGCCCATCCCGCAGATCATGAAGAGGTTCAAGGAGTCGGGTGTCGTTCGCGTGGTTTTCACCGACACCGCAAGGGACGGCATGTTGGGCGGGATCGACCCTGCTGTGGTGAGGACTGTGCTGGGTCACGGCCTGAAGGTGATCGCCGGCGGGGGGGTCACATCTTACGAGGACGTGGCCGTGTTGAAGCAGATGGAACCGGAAGGAATAGAAGGTGTGATAATCGGCCGGGCGCTCTACTCGGGTGGCCTGAAACTGGAGAGGCTGATCGCGATGTTCCAGGAGCCTGCGGGGTGCGGCTGA
- the hisD gene encoding histidinol dehydrogenase has translation MKVLDEREFVSFLAEKRASASDPGLVKGVARILEDVRSRGDAALVDYLRQFDGVELDPASLEVSPEEFDSAYAAVDEATLEAIRYSVGSVTEFHRNTRTGFTRLYPSAGGLLGRVYRALPRAGLYIPGGRKPYVSTVVMTAVPASVAGVGCIVACTPPRRDGSVDPHVAVACREAGVDRLFKVGGAQAVAAMAYGTDTVPRVDKIAGPGNRYVTAAKRLVFGDAGIDTLAGPSEVAIIADDSANASWLALDLLAQAEHGADSVAVLFTPSRVLLRTVTQSIDAEAGSFGRDAPSVVGVLTESVLRAVDLANELAPEHLQVAVEDPVGLLPLIRAAGAVLLGDYAPAALGDYVAGPSHVLPTGGASRFSSGLTADDFLVSSSVIYITPECVGPAVDMGARLADIEGFTYHACALRARTGD, from the coding sequence ATGAAGGTACTTGACGAACGGGAGTTCGTGTCGTTCCTCGCCGAAAAAAGGGCGTCGGCGTCGGATCCGGGGCTGGTGAAGGGCGTCGCCCGCATCCTGGAGGACGTCCGCAGCCGCGGGGACGCGGCGCTCGTCGACTACCTCAGGCAGTTCGACGGGGTCGAACTCGACCCCGCCAGCCTCGAGGTGTCGCCCGAGGAGTTCGATTCGGCCTACGCGGCTGTCGACGAGGCGACCCTGGAGGCGATTCGCTACTCGGTCGGCAGCGTCACCGAGTTCCACAGGAACACGAGGACCGGTTTCACGCGGCTTTATCCGTCCGCCGGGGGTCTCCTGGGCCGCGTATACCGCGCCCTGCCGCGGGCGGGGCTGTACATCCCGGGCGGCCGCAAGCCGTACGTTTCAACCGTGGTCATGACGGCCGTCCCCGCGTCGGTAGCGGGAGTTGGGTGCATCGTAGCTTGTACCCCCCCAAGGCGCGATGGTTCCGTGGACCCGCACGTGGCGGTGGCGTGCCGGGAAGCGGGCGTGGACCGGCTGTTCAAGGTCGGAGGCGCTCAGGCCGTGGCCGCGATGGCTTACGGCACGGACACGGTGCCGAGGGTCGACAAGATCGCGGGCCCGGGCAACAGGTACGTTACCGCCGCGAAGCGGCTGGTGTTCGGCGACGCCGGCATCGATACCCTCGCCGGGCCCAGCGAGGTGGCGATCATCGCGGACGATTCGGCGAACGCTTCCTGGCTGGCGCTGGACCTTCTGGCCCAGGCGGAGCACGGCGCGGATTCTGTCGCTGTGTTGTTCACGCCTTCCCGGGTCCTGCTTCGAACCGTAACGCAGTCGATCGACGCGGAGGCGGGTTCGTTTGGGCGGGATGCCCCCTCTGTTGTGGGTGTCCTGACGGAAAGCGTGCTTCGAGCGGTGGACCTCGCGAATGAATTGGCGCCGGAGCACCTGCAGGTTGCGGTCGAGGACCCCGTTGGGCTGCTGCCCCTGATTCGCGCGGCGGGAGCCGTTCTGCTGGGGGACTATGCGCCGGCGGCCCTGGGGGATTACGTCGCAGGACCGAGTCACGTGCTGCCCACCGGCGGCGCCTCGCGGTTCTCCAGCGGGCTGACCGCCGACGATTTCCTGGTTTCTTCCAGCGTGATATACATAACCCCGGAGTGCGTGGGTCCGGCTGTGGATATGGGAGCCAGGCTCGCTGACATCGAGGGCTTTACGTATCACGCCTGCGCACTGCGCGCGAGGACCGGCGACTGA
- a CDS encoding histidinol-phosphatase → MFFDYHIHLENGPLDMEWLERFAEAAVARGVSEIGVSEHIFKFTEAGPLWPSWWRLTPDRSLEDYVDLIAAARAKNLPVKMGIECEYLTGIEKRLAAFLEGVPWDYVIGSVHFIDEWGFDDTDRLDTWDGRDVDDAYRRYFSLLDEAMTCGLFDMIGHPDVIKVFGHRASFDLRPLYDTVAATARRAGVVAEVSTAGLRKMVGEMYPHFEFLRALSREGVPIAISSDAHYPEHVGYEFAHAARYAAAAGYTRVTRFAGRKVYGEPLG, encoded by the coding sequence ATGTTCTTCGACTACCATATCCACCTCGAAAACGGCCCACTGGACATGGAATGGCTCGAGCGGTTCGCAGAGGCCGCCGTCGCCCGCGGGGTCTCGGAGATAGGCGTATCCGAGCACATCTTCAAATTCACCGAGGCCGGCCCACTGTGGCCGTCGTGGTGGAGGCTGACCCCGGACCGTTCGCTCGAGGATTACGTGGATCTCATAGCCGCGGCCCGCGCGAAAAACCTCCCCGTGAAGATGGGCATCGAGTGCGAGTACCTGACCGGCATCGAGAAGCGGCTGGCCGCGTTCCTCGAAGGGGTCCCGTGGGATTACGTAATCGGGTCCGTGCATTTCATAGACGAGTGGGGATTCGACGACACGGACAGGCTCGACACATGGGACGGCAGGGACGTGGATGACGCATACAGGCGGTACTTCTCGCTCCTGGATGAAGCCATGACATGCGGCCTGTTTGACATGATAGGGCACCCCGACGTCATCAAGGTGTTCGGCCACCGCGCCTCGTTCGACCTTCGCCCCCTGTACGATACGGTGGCCGCCACCGCGCGGCGGGCGGGTGTCGTGGCCGAGGTCAGCACCGCGGGGCTGAGGAAGATGGTAGGGGAGATGTACCCGCACTTCGAGTTCCTCCGCGCACTGTCGCGCGAGGGTGTCCCGATCGCGATCTCGTCGGACGCCCACTATCCCGAGCACGTCGGGTACGAGTTCGCGCACGCGGCGCGCTACGCCGCGGCCGCCGGCTACACCAGGGTTACCAGGTTTGCTGGCAGGAAAGTGTACGGCGAACCCCTCGGCTGA
- a CDS encoding bifunctional phosphoribosyl-AMP cyclohydrolase/phosphoribosyl-ATP diphosphatase HisIE produces the protein MSWVDTVEFDENGLAPVVVLEHGTGQVLMLAYANREALELTRSTGQAWYWSRERRKLWRKGETSGNTQQVVSVSLDCDRDAVLYTVVQTGDACHEGHHSCFHNPTEGPCTAEHGRPPGAAEEGRDLLERLTGVIEQRKRDMPEGSYVARLLAGGREAVARKVGEEASEFMVALLAEGRERAVSEAADLLFHSMVALAAAGASIEDVLAELGKREGAPQLSRSVSRHTEAT, from the coding sequence ATGTCCTGGGTTGATACGGTAGAATTCGATGAAAACGGGCTCGCCCCGGTTGTCGTGCTGGAGCACGGCACGGGCCAGGTGCTGATGCTGGCGTACGCAAACCGCGAGGCGCTCGAGCTCACGCGGTCGACGGGCCAGGCGTGGTACTGGAGTCGCGAGCGCCGGAAACTCTGGCGCAAGGGGGAAACCTCGGGCAATACCCAGCAGGTCGTCTCTGTCTCGCTCGACTGCGACCGCGACGCCGTCCTCTACACGGTCGTCCAGACGGGTGACGCCTGTCACGAGGGGCATCATTCCTGCTTCCACAACCCCACGGAGGGGCCGTGCACCGCGGAACACGGGCGCCCGCCCGGGGCAGCGGAGGAGGGGCGTGACCTCCTCGAGCGCTTGACGGGCGTAATCGAGCAGCGCAAGCGGGACATGCCCGAAGGCTCGTACGTCGCGCGCCTCCTGGCCGGAGGCCGTGAGGCGGTCGCGAGGAAGGTAGGCGAGGAGGCGTCCGAGTTCATGGTCGCGTTGCTCGCCGAGGGCAGGGAGCGGGCGGTCTCAGAAGCGGCCGACCTCCTGTTCCACTCCATGGTGGCGCTTGCGGCCGCAGGCGCGAGCATCGAGGACGTCCTCGCCGAACTCGGCAAGCGCGAGGGCGCGCCGCAGTTGAGCAGGAGCGTGAGCCGGCACACGGAGGCGACGTGA
- the hisH gene encoding imidazole glycerol phosphate synthase subunit HisH produces the protein MVAIIDYGAGNLMSISKAVLKLGFECSVTSDPDTVRRARSVILPGVGAFGPAAGFLRSTGMDAAVREAAGEGRPLLGICLGMQLMFEGSEEGEGVAGLELLKGRVSRLPAGIRVPHLGWNTVESQSGPLFAGLDGERWFYFAHSYSVEPVDPAVVTSHTTHGIRFPSSISSGAVCGVQFHPEKSGAAGLELLDNFLRLGL, from the coding sequence TTGGTAGCCATAATAGACTACGGCGCAGGGAATCTGATGAGCATATCGAAAGCTGTCCTCAAACTCGGGTTTGAGTGCAGCGTGACGTCGGACCCCGATACCGTGCGCCGCGCGCGGTCGGTGATACTACCGGGCGTCGGGGCGTTCGGCCCGGCCGCCGGTTTCCTGAGGTCGACCGGTATGGACGCGGCCGTGCGGGAGGCCGCCGGCGAAGGCAGGCCGCTCCTGGGGATATGCCTCGGGATGCAGCTCATGTTCGAGGGCAGCGAGGAGGGAGAGGGGGTCGCCGGCCTGGAGTTGTTGAAGGGACGAGTGTCGAGACTCCCGGCGGGCATACGCGTCCCGCACCTCGGCTGGAACACGGTAGAGTCGCAATCAGGGCCGTTGTTCGCGGGGCTCGACGGTGAGAGGTGGTTCTACTTCGCCCACTCTTACTCGGTTGAGCCCGTGGATCCAGCCGTAGTCACGTCGCACACGACCCACGGCATCCGGTTTCCGTCGTCCATTTCGAGCGGTGCGGTTTGCGGGGTCCAGTTCCACCCCGAGAAGAGCGGCGCTGCCGGTCTTGAACTACTGGATAACTTCCTTCGTCTGGGACTCTAG
- the hisF gene encoding imidazole glycerol phosphate synthase subunit HisF, translating into MLAKRIVPCLDVKNGRVVKGINFIELRDAGDPVEQARYYETDGADEVVYLDISATPEGRKTFADLVARTAAEVFIPLSVGGGIRGVDDIRALLKAGADKASLNTAAVADPSVITWSAEKFGSQCVIVSIDAKWDGEHWEVWTHGGRRNTGLDALEWAVKAVSLGAGEILLTSIDRDGTRQGFDVALTRAVSEAVDVPVIASGGAGSEEDFVDIFVDGRADAALAASVFHYREISIPALKRRLASEGVKVRNVLG; encoded by the coding sequence ATGCTGGCGAAGAGAATAGTGCCATGCCTTGACGTCAAGAACGGCAGGGTGGTCAAAGGGATCAACTTCATAGAGCTGCGCGACGCCGGGGACCCGGTGGAGCAGGCGCGATACTACGAAACGGACGGCGCGGACGAGGTCGTCTACCTCGACATATCGGCGACCCCGGAGGGCCGCAAGACATTTGCCGACCTGGTTGCCAGGACCGCCGCGGAGGTGTTCATACCGCTGTCGGTGGGCGGAGGGATCCGCGGGGTGGACGACATCAGGGCCCTGCTCAAGGCAGGCGCGGACAAGGCCTCCCTCAACACCGCCGCGGTGGCCGACCCATCGGTGATAACGTGGTCGGCGGAGAAATTCGGGAGCCAGTGCGTGATCGTGTCGATCGACGCCAAGTGGGATGGGGAACACTGGGAGGTCTGGACGCACGGGGGCCGGAGGAACACCGGTCTGGATGCGCTGGAATGGGCGGTCAAGGCGGTGTCCCTCGGCGCTGGTGAGATACTGCTGACCAGCATCGACAGGGATGGCACCAGGCAAGGGTTCGACGTCGCCCTCACCAGGGCCGTCTCGGAAGCCGTCGATGTCCCCGTGATCGCGTCGGGCGGGGCCGGCTCCGAAGAGGACTTCGTTGACATCTTCGTGGACGGGCGGGCCGACGCGGCCCTGGCGGCGTCCGTGTTTCACTACAGGGAGATCTCGATACCGGCGCTCAAGAGGCGACTCGCCTCCGAAGGGGTTAAGGTGCGAAATGTCCTGGGTTGA